ACAAAATGATACAATTAAAGTAACAATCTGCTTTAAAAAAGCGAGGGAAGGTTTTTAAAAAACCGAGTGTTATGAAAATAAAGATTTATACAAAAAGGCTTGGGATAAGCATTGCAGCATTTGTATTTGGAATTTTGTTTATAATCCTTTTAATCAGAAATTTTACAATCAAAAATACACCAACCCAAAATGACAACATAACCTATATAAAAAATATGTTTGAACTGAAAAATGCAAAGCTTGTTGAAGACAACATTGTCATCGAGAAGTTACCAGACGATACCTTTATGTTCAAGTATCTTTTTGAAGACTCAAAATCAAAATATGAAGTATACATGAAAGAAAACCAATCAATAGTTTATTTTAAAAAATTTACTCCTTCCGACATTATTAACAGATTTTCAATAAGTGATGTGAAGACAAAAGCTTTCAAGCTTTTATATAAGCTCGCGCCTTATACAAAAGGAAATGTTGATATTGAGGTGGCTTCATCGCAAAATGCCTACGTTTGTGTTTTTAATCGATATGAAGGCGACAAAAAGGTTTTAGGAAACTGGGCAACGGTTGTACTTAACAAAGATAACGGAGAACTTTTGGAGTTTAGCATAAACTGGCATCAAGATATTAACTTTAGGAATGCAGGCAAAAAAGGCGACGAAGAGAGTAAAATCTTAAGTAGCATAAAGGTTGTACCTGTTTTGAGCTCGGATTCTTTTTTAAAGTATACCACAGTGAACAATGTCCTTGGATTAAAAGATGTCTATTACGATTTTGTTGATGGCAAGGTGTATCCACAGATTAATCTACCTACAAACACTTTAAATATCGGGGATTATAATAACTATGTTGAGTACGCTCAAAAAAAAGCACAGGCTGAATATGTAAAGTTGAAATTTGGAAAGATTTTAAATCTGCTTTCTTCCCAGGCAAGACGTCTTCCTTTTTCTTCGTCCGAGTTTAGTATTTCTTCCAGCGGTGAATACTTATATACCAAGAAAAGTATTTTTGGTACTGTAAAGATAACTGCTGATAAGTACGGAAATATCTTAAAAGCTATGGCAGATTTGAAACCATCTGATGAGATAAAAAAAGTTGAGTCTAAGGTTTTAAATGATAGAGCAGAACAGATTATGCAGGCGCTTGCTGGGAAATATGTTGTTGCAAAATCTTATATATTCGAAAATGACAATCAGCACACTGTAAGTTACAAGCTCTATATAGGGAATGCCTACATAATGAATGGGAAACTTGAAATTACATTTGATAAACTTTCTGGAGAAGTATTAAGACTTGATTTTGATTTGGGCATAAGACCAGAGTTTATGGAAAAGGTGAAAACTCTAAAAAGTCCATCCGAATATATGAATCTCATAAAATCAAGTGGTTTTGAAGAAGTTTATGTTCTGACAAAAGATTATGGGAAGGTCTACCTTTATCAAAAACCTGTTGAAGCGCACTTAGCGTTAAAGCCCAGGTTTGATATGACATATCTCATGCATGCAACAAAATAAAATCACAGTTATTTTTTGAGGGGGACGGCAAAGTTATGCAGAGCATTTTGATAAAAAATGCCAAGATATATACTATGGACGAAAAAGGTATTATTGAAAAAGGAGATATGCTCATCAAAGATGGCAAGATATCAATGATTGATAACAATATAAATGAAGATGCAGATTACATAATAGATGCAACAGGCAGGCTTGTCTTTCCAGGGTTTATAGATGCGCACTCACATATAGGGATGTGGGAAGATTCTTTGGGGTTTGAAGGAGCTGATGGGAACGAAGACTCAGACCCAGTTACGCCACACCTTAGAGCAATTGATGCTATAAATCCGTTTGACAGAAGTTTTGAAGAGGCAATTGAAGGTGGCGTTACCTGTGTTGCAACAGGACCGGGAAGTGCCAATGTGATAGGCGGTCAGTTTTGTGTCATCAAGACGTTTGGTAAGAGAGTTGACAAAATGGTTGTAAAAGAACCTGCTGCAATGAAGGTTGCATTTGGGGAAAACCCAAAAAGCGTGTATCATGAAAAACACCAGATGCCTCAAACACGCATGGCAACTGCTGCAATCTTAAGAGAAGCACTTTTTAAAGCAAGAGAGTACTTAAATAAAAAGCTTGAAGCTCAGCAGGATGAAGAGAAAGATATGCCAGAGTTTGATATGAAAAGTGAAAGCCTTATAAAGGTTTTGACAAAAGAAATTCCGCTCAAAGCGCATGCTCACAGGGCAGATGACATATTCACAGCAATAAGGATTGCCAAAGAATTTGATGTAAATCTCACCCTTGACCATGTCACAGACGGATATTTGATTGTAGATGAGCTAAAACAAGAAAATGTTCCATGCATTGTTGGACCAAACCTTACTGATAGGTCAAAGGTTGAGCTCAAAAACCTTGATTTTAAAAATCCAGGCATACTTTCTAAAGAAGGCATTCTTGTTGCTATCATGACAGACCATCCTGTCATTCCGCAAAAATATCTTGTGCTATGTAGCGCGCTTGCATGCAAAAGCGGAATGGACGAGATAGACGCTCTAAAAGCAATTACTATAAACCCTGCAAAGATTTTAGGGATTGATAACAGAGTTGGAAGTTTAAAAGAAGGCAAAGATGCTGATATTGTAATATACAAGGGTCATCCTTTTGACATATTTTCTGAGGTTGAATATGTTTTAATTGATGGCAAAGTTGTATATCATCGCAAATAAAAAGGGGAAATTATGAAAAATGAAGGAGATAATGTCTTATTCGTATGATGAGACAGTATCGATTGGTTATAAAATTGGGAAAAATCTTTTCAAAGGTGCTATTGTTACCTTAGAAGGTGATCTTGGTAGCGGAAAAACCGCACTGACAAGGGGGATAGCCAAGGCTTTTGGGATTGAAGATATTTCAAGTCCGACATTTACCATATTTCATGTGTATGAAGGGAAAGATGGCATTTTGGTTTATCATTTTGACATTTACAGGATTGAAGAGACAGAGCTTGAGGATATAGGATATGAAGAGTACTTTTATGGTGATGGTATAGTGATAATTGAGTGGGCTGATAAATTGAAGATGCTTTATCCCAAAGAATGCTTAAAAGTTTGTTTTCAAAGGATAGATGAAAATATGCGAAAGATAGTGATAACCGGTATTGGGGAAAGGTACAAAAAAGTTGAGGATGTGATAGAGAAAGATGAAGATATTGGCGATTGAGACATCCGGCAAGGTTGCAAGTGCTGCTTTGCTGGAAGATTGCAAGGTAATTTCTGAGATAGTTCTTAACACAAAACTTGTTCACTCTGTGATGTTAATTGATTTAATTGACCAGGTATTAAAAAATGCTTCGAGCAAAATAGAAGATGTTGACCTATTTGCGGTATCAATAGGCCCTGGTTCTTTTACCGGGCTCAGAATAGGTGTTTCAACAATAAAAGGTTTTTGCTATGCCACTTCAAAACCCTGTGTAGGTGTTGATACTTTGAAAGCTCTTTGCTATAACTTCTGGGCTTGTTCAGATTTTCTAATGCCCATTTTGGATGCAAAGTCGCAAAAGGTATTTACTGGAATTTTCAGATTCGAGGAGGGCAAGCTCAAAACATATCATCCAACTTCGATACTTGATATCGAAGAAGCAAAAGAGCTTGCAAAAAAGTATAACCCTATTTTGCTGGGTGAGGGTTTGGATGTTTATGATTTTTCTCAATTCAAGGTTTCACCTAAGTTTTTGCAGTATCAAAAAGCGTCAAATGTTGGATTATTAGGTTATGAACTTGCCCAAGAAGGAAAAGTTATTTCTCATTTTGACCTTGTACCAGTTTACCTTAAAAAATCCTACGCGGAAAGGGATTTGGGTACATGACAAAAGGTGTAATAAGAAGGATGACAGAAAAAGACATTGATATGGTACATGAAATAGAAATTTTGTCATTCTCTGTACCATGGAGTAAAGAAAGTTTTATAGATGAGATTAAAAATAAAAATGCAATATACTATGTATATGAAGAGGATAGTAAAGTATGGGGATTTGCAGGGATGCATCATATAGTAGATGAAGGACATATTACAAATATTGCTGTACATCCCCAAAAAAGAGGGCAGGGAATAGGGAGACTTTTACTTTCTGCCCTCATTTCGTATGCAAAGGAAAATGGACTTGTTGGTCTTACGCTTGAGGTGAGAAGCAAAAATTATGTTGCTATCTCACTTTACAAAAGCTTAGGATTTATTCAGGAGGGTATAAGAAAAAATTATTATTCCGACCCACCGGATGATGCTATAATTATGTGGTTGTGGTTATAAATTTATACTTAATACTTCTTCAATTTTTTTCATTATTTTTTGAGTAATTTGGAGGCATTCTTTTTTGCCCATTTGAATCCAGTCAATAAATTTTTTAGAATCTACCAAGAAGACTCACTCCTGTTCTGTAGATTAAGTTAGCGAATGTGGCTTTGTCATCTTTTAACCTCTGCCACTCCTCTGGTGTGTATATTATTATATCGACGTCACTTGTGTAGTCAAGCTCTAAAAGCATTTTTTGCACAAGCTCTCTTTTATTATCTGTATCAATAATTATACAAAGGTCAATATCACTGTTTTTTCGGGCAGCTTTTTTAGCCAGCGAACCAAACAGAATAATGTCATAAACAGAATATTTTTGCAAAATTTGTTCCTTCAAATATTCAACTTCCTCATATATTGTCATTTTCTTTTGCATAAAAACTCTCCATATGAAAATTTTTCTACTTTCAATTATATCACAACTTTTGCTATTCAAAACCTTTTTGCAAGCTCCATAAATTGGTCTTTCGGAAGAGGTTTGCCAAACAAATACCCCTGTCCAAAATCACACTCAAAAGATTTTAGTATTTCAGCCTGCTGACTATCCTCAATACCCTCTGCCACAACTTTTAACTCTAAGATGTGAGAAAGGTCAATTATACTTTTAGCTATTTTTTGTTCTTTTACATCCTTGTTCATATTTGCTATAAAACTTCTATCGATTTTAACAACGTCAATAGGAAGTTCTTTCAAATAGTTCAGAGAAGAATAACCTGAACCAAAATCATCAAGAAAAACTTTCATACCCTTTTCTTTCAAGGTTTTAAGTGACTTTATGGTATTTTGTGGATCTGCCATTGCAACTGATTCGGTAATCTCTATTCCTAAATAAGCAGGATCAATATTTGAAGTTTCAATAGTATAAAGTACGTCATCAATAAAATTTGCGCTTGAAAACTCTCTTAAGGATGTGTTAAAGGAGATATAAAAATTGTAATTTACCACTTCTCTTATGTTCTTCAAATCTGAAATGACCTTTGTCACTACCCATTTACCAATTTGAGTTATTAATCCTGTCTGTTCAGCAATTGGAATGAAAGACATAGGTGGTATAATACCTTTTTGTGGATGTATCCAGCGGATAAGTCCTTCTGCTCCACATAATTGTATTTTTTTAAGGTCCACAATTGGTTGATAATATAAAATAAACTGTTCTTCTTCTATAGCCTTTCTCAAATCTGATTCAAATTCCAGTCTTTGCTGAAGAATATTATCCATTTCCAGACTATAAAAACAGAAAGTGTTTTTGCCTTTTTCTTTAGCAATCTTTAAAGCTTTATCAGCGTTTGTCAGAAGCGATGTGCTATCTTGTCCGTCTGAAGGATATATAGCTATTCCCATGCTTGGTGTAATATAAAAATTATATTTCATTATTTCCCATGATGTAGAAAAAGAATTAAAGATTTTATAGATGAAATAGTTCAGAATATTGAGATCAGGAAAGCTATAAACTACTATTCCAAATTCATCTCCTGTCAGTCTTGCCACAAAACCATTAGTACCTATTGATTCTTTAAGTCTGTGCGCGATTTCTTTTAGAACAATATCACCAGTTGTATGACCAAGAGTATTATTTACCTTACCAAAATTGTCAATATCAATCAATATTAATGCAAACTGCTGGCCTTTTAAATTGGATTCTTTAATAGTCTTTTCAAGTGTAAGCATAAAATGATTTTTGTTTGGAAGACCTGTTAGCTGGTCAAAGTAAGCAAGCTCTTTTATCTTTTCCTGGTTTTTGACAAGTTTTTTATACTGGACAACAAGTTTTTCCTGTGTTTTAGAAAGTTCAGCATTTGTTTTTTGAAGTTCCTCTAATGCATTTTGGAGATTATTTTCAGACAGGTAAAGAAAATAAATTTTTTTGCGAATCAGAAAATACAGAAAGCATGCAGTGACAAGTACAAAGAGCCAGCCTTTGATGACAGAAAAAATAGCAAAAAGATGTTTGTTTGCGAAAAGTTTGGTTGTCAGCATATCAGAAACCAAGATCCAAACTGCGCTTACAACTGCATATATTATTGAGATTTTAGCTGCATAATTGTTGGCTTTACAGTTTAAATCTTTATTCTTCTCAGACATTTTGTTAATCACCACAGAATCTGCAGGAAATTTTCTTCTCATATTTATACCCAGAAAAAAGAGACTAAAAACATCTTTTGCATATGTATTCTTAAGCTGAAATTTTCATTTTCAAAAAGGGTATAAATGATATATAATTTCTGCATATTGCATATCCTATTATTTAGAAAAAGACGGGTGGTTTTAATGATAGTGAGAGCATATATAGATGATTTTAGCGAAATAGTAGTTGTGTTGTCCCGGATGGTGCATTCTATAAAGAAAGAAGACTTTAAAGTATTTTTGAATGAAGAAGAAATAGACATAGAAAGAATAGACAAGATAATTCCTCACTCCGACAATCCTTTTGAAGCAGAAATGAGAGGCTATGAGATTTGCGAGCAAAAAGGAAAGATTAGGTTTGTTTTAAAAGAAGGGCATTTTGACTATCACCGAAAACCGCTCAGAAAACCAGTATTTGTAATTGGTGAGATGAATAACTGGCAGATTTCACCAGAGTGGGAAATGACATATTCAAAACTGCGCGGGAGATATGAGCTAATAAAAGACCTAAAGGATATAAAAATAGGGCAAAAATTTAAATTTGCAGAGGGTGCAAATCAAAAACTTTGGTATCCACCTGGATTTGGAAATGACATTGTAATATCCGAATACTTTGATAGAGAAAACGCTTTTTCAAATATGATAAGAATTGTTACTTCAAAAAGGCTTTTACCAAATTTGAAGTACAAGGTTGTTTATAAAACAGAACACATTTGGGCAAGGCCGCGAGAAATTCTAACAAGACCAGAGTTTTTTTATCCATATGAGCTTGGTTTTAAATATGAACCGTATGGTACTTACTTTAAACTCTGGGCACCTTCGGCATATAAAGTTAAAGTAAAAATATTTGATGAGAGCGAAAATTTCAGGTTTGAAAAAGAAATGGCTCGAGAAGAAAACGGGGTATGGAATATTTATCTCACTGGTAACTTGAAAAACCATTATTATCTTTATGAGGTTTGGCATTACAACTATGATGAGGATGAAGGATTTATTGTGTACGAAGTTCCTGATCCTTATTCAAAAGCTTCTTCATCAAATTCTCAAAAATCTTTTATATTTGACCCGGCAGACACGCAAATTGAAGGATGGCATCACGATGAGTACGTCAAAACCATAGAAAAACAACAAGATGCCATAATATATGAAATGCATGTAAGAGACTTTACAATTGATGAAACTTCAGGTATAGATGATAAATTGAGAGGGAAGTTTCTGGGTCTTTGTCAGCAGAGCTACTACAAAGAAAGATTTTCAACAGGTCTTTTACACCTTAAAGAACTTGGAATTACTCACATTCATCTTCTTCCTATTTCTGACTTTGGAAGCGTTGATGATAAAAATCCTGATAAAAAATACAACTGGGGGTACGATCCTGTTTTGTATCAGTGCCCGGAGTACTGGTATTCCACAAAAAGCGGAGGTATTGAGGCTTTAAAGGAACTCAAGATTATGATAAAAACTTTACACCAAAACGGTATTGGAGTTGTGATGGATGTTGTGTTTAATCACACATACCATATAAAGGGTGGTAGGTTTTCTATCTTTGACAAGGTTGTTCCGGGGTATTTTTATCGCGTAGATGATTACGGCGAGTATTCGAATGCAACAGGGTGTGGAAATGAAATTGCAACAGAAAAACCAATGGTTCGAAAGTTTATACTTGATACCATAATATACTGGACAGAAGAATTTCATATAGATGGTTTCAGGTTTGATCTCATGGGGCTTATTGATACTCAAACTATGAGAACAATTGCCAGAGAGGTTCGCAAGAGAAACCCAAAAGCTCTTATTTATGGTGAAGGCTGGGTGATGGGAGATAGTTTATGTCTTGTGGAGGAAAGAGCAACAATTGAATCAAGTGCACATAAGGGATATTCCATTGGACTTTTCAATGATAGAATAAGGGATAGCATAAGGGGAGACCTTGATGGGTTTAGAACTGGCTATATGCATGGGAATCTTTCGGATGTTGAAAGATTAAAACAGGGTATAAAGGCAGCTATTGACGATTTTGCCAAAGAACCTGACGAATGTGTTAACTATGTTTCCTGCCATGATAATTTAACTCTTTTTGATAAAGCACAGAAAACTATGGTTGGTGAAGATATATTCTGGATTGACCGGGCATGCCGCTTAGCAAATGCAATCATCTTAACATCTCAGGGCATTGCGTTTTTGCATGGTGGAGTTGAGTTCAATAGAAGCAAAGGAGGGCACCCGAACACATACAACGCAGGGGATAGCATAAACAAGATTGACTGGAGTTTAAAAGAAAAGTTCTATGACACATTTAAGTTTTATTGTGACCTTATAAAACTGAGGAAAGAGCATTTAGCGTTCAGGATGCGGTCATCTGGTGAGATAAGAAAATATCTAAAATTCGTACCAGCACCTGATGGCATTGTAGCATTTTTGATTTCTTATCCCCGTGACAACTGGAAAAAGATTGTTGTTGCTTATAATCCTTTCAAGGAGAAAAAGGTTATTGCGCTTCCTGATGGAATATGGAACATAAAGGCAAATGATGGAGTGATATTTTCGGAAGAAAATGAACAAGTAGCAATTGGAAGTTTTGAAATTTCACCGGTAAGCCTTTTTATTGCATATCAAAAGTAAAGTTTTTTGTTATTCAGAAAGGCTTTAGCCGCAGGGTTTAATAGCAAAAATAAGATTTACCTGCGGCGTTTTTATTTAGCTAACTTTTGTGCTTTCAAGAAGCTGTTGCTTTGCTAAAAAAATTCTTATGTTTTCTGATTCTAAATTTAAATGTTTTTCATCATACTCAAGCAAGATAATTGTAAACTTAACTCCCAGTGAAGAATAAAGAAGAATTGAATCTTCCATCTCTTTGTTTATGAAAGAAGTTATAACAAATAGCTCGCGGAAACTATAATTTCTCAAAACTTCAAAGAGCAAAGCTTCAAAGTACTCATTTACCTGAATTTTAATATGCGCTAAGGTTTCAAGAATTTTTAAAAGCTGATTTGAATCCTGTGACGGCAATAAAATCTCTAACGGTTGCAGAGTTTCTTCATCTACACCATTACAAACAAAGCCTACTGGAACATGGGAATCTAAACATTCTTTTGCCAAACTGGCTGCAATCTTTATTCCAAACTCAATTGCGTTTTTGTTAAAAACCTCTTTTCTTTCATACTCTGAACTCTGGACATTCAAAAGTATCAAAGCATCACCTGATGAGGTGTATTCGTACTTATTTACCATCAAAGTATTGTACTTTGCAGTTGCGTTCCAGTTTATTCTATTAAAAGAGTCATATGACTGATATTCTCTTATTCCTGCAAAGTAGAATATATCTTCATAGTAATGTCTTTTTACCACAACCTCACCTGAGAGGCTTGAGCGGGGCAGAAGATGTTTTTTCAGGTCCAAAAATGCAGGGTAAATTGTAATATTGGAATTTACATAGTAACACCTGTCATCTGTTGAAAGACCGAAAAGGTCTCCTGTGACAAGATAGATTTTATCAAGCTTATAAAATCCTCTTTTTGTTGCAACAAATCTATGCCGCCTTATTATTTGCTGGTAAGGTAGAAGAAAGAAAATGCTGATGTACCTTAGCTTATCTCCCACTACATAATTTTTCGCGTTTTCCATGAAAAAGGATGCTGATACTTCAAATTCAGATTTTACCCATGGAAGTGGCATGAGTTTGCCATTGTAAATTCTTTCAATAATATGAATTTCGTCACCTTCGGTTTTTTTGCTTTCTTCAAAGTAAATTTCATATTCTACGTTTTTTAGTCCAAACTTTTTGGTTATAAAAAAGTTTATAGCAAATAGCAGAGAACATATTATAAACAGCCAGAATGTTTCCATACAAATTAACCTCAAGCTTTTTTACTTTTATTATATCTTAAATATTCGAATATTAAAACTTAAATTTTAGATTATTTTGTTCTTAGTGTAAAATATTTATAGGACTTGAGATGGGAAAAATGCTCCCTCCTCTTGGGAAAAATGAGAGAATGATATAAAATAATGAGCAAAAAAAGAAGAAGAAAACTGAAAGGAAAAACAAACCAAAGGAGGGAGCAAAATGTTTGATAATATTATAACAAAAATAGAGGAACTTTTAAATAGATTTGGAGAAGGGATAGTGGAGATATTAAGAGGTGAGAAAGATATAGCGATGTATTCAATGGAATTGAAGGAGAAGATGGATGAGATAGGGAAGGAGATGATAAAAGAGGCATGCGGGCTTGTAGATGAGATTGTAAGGAATGAAAAGAAGAGGAAGGCAAGGTATGAGGTTGTAAGGAAAGATAAGAGGAGCATAAAGACAATATTTGGAGATGTGGAATATATAAGGACGTACTACAAGAATAAAGAAGAGGGAGGGTATGTGTATTTAGCAGATGAAATTTTGGGGATAGAGAAATACCAAAGAATAGACAAAGCAGTCAAAGCAGCAATAGTTGAGAAAGTAGTGGAAATATCATATGAAAAAGCAGCCAAAGAAGTATTAGGAGAAGAGAAAATGACAAGACAAAGTGTAATGAATATTTTGAGGAGGATAGAGGCAGCTCAGTTAGATAGAATCGAGCATAATAAAAAAGGAGTTGCAGGCAGTAAAAAAGTGGTAAAAGAACTTTATATAGAGGCAGATGAAGATCATATTTCGTTACAAAACGGAGAAGGGAAGATAGCGAAGCTTGCGTACATAAATGAGGGATATAAAGAAGAGAAAGGGATTGTCAAAAGAAAGGAATTAAAAGGGGTGCATTATTTTAGCAGTATTAAAGAGAGACCAGAAGATTTTTGGTCAAAAGTAAGTGAATATATAGAGGAGCACTATGAAACGGAGAAGATAGAGAAGATATATTTGTTAGGGGATGGAGCGGCATGGATAAAGGAAGGGCTTGAATGGATAGTGGGTGCAGAATTTGTATTAGACAGGTTTCATCTAATGAGAGAGGTAATCAAAATAAGCGGTGGAGATAAGAATATTTTTGCTGGGATAGTAGAAGCATTGAGGGATAAGGATAGAGAGAAGTTTGAGGGATTGGTAGCTAAAGCGATGGAAAAGGCTGGAGAGGACAAAAGAGCGTTGAAGAGGATAAATGAAAGTAGGAGATATATAGCCAATCATTGGGATAATATAGTATTAGAGTTAGATAATAGGATTATAAAAGGATGTAGTGCAGAAGGGCATGTAAGCCACGTATTAGCAGATAGGATGAGTTCAAGACCAAGAGGATGGAGCGAACAAGGAGCAGAAGTGATGGTAAAGTTATTGAGCTTGAAGTATAATGGTGTAAACTTGAAAGAAGCATATTTAAAAGAGATTTGTGGCAAGGAAGAGAAAGAAGAAAAAATATTGAAAGAAATTGTGAGAAAAAATGTTAAGAAGATAAGGAAACAGATTGAGGAGACGAGGAATAATGTGCCAATTTTAGCAAGAGGAAAAGTTGATTTGACGTTTAGAGTACTGAAAGGCCTAAGTACTGGAGATTTCTTAAATGCAGTCGTATTTTAATAAAAAATTTCCCTACAAACTCTTGACACTATCATTTTGTTTTAGCTTCTTGACTTTTTGCCATGCAAAACGATAAAATTAAGGTGATAAATTTAGTTTGTTCACAGGATTTTATATGAATATATTGCAAGTTTTCTATTTTGACAACCTCAAAAATTTATGATATAATCTATCTTGCTTGAAAATTCAAAGGAAAATGTGCCGAAGTGGTGGAACTGGCAGACGCGCTGGACTCAAAATCCAGTGGCCGCGAGGCCGTGCGGGTTCGACTCCCGCCTTCGGCACCATAATAGGTTTTGAATATAGCCCCTTTTTTAAACCTCTACGGGTTTCAATAAAAAGGGGTTTTTTATTTTGCTGTTTTTAAAGAATAAAAAATGGGTAAAAAAAAGACAGGATGGTACTTAAAGATGGGAGAACATTTAATGATAGTTAAAAATATATTGATTGCGGATGAAAATGAGTATGAAAGAAGAGCTATTATAGAGAGATTTGAAAATTCTTTTGATCCGACACATCGCTATGTCTTTTTTGAAGCTATTGACGGTGAGGAAGCTTTAAACAAGATTGGTGAGAATAATATTCATATTGCTATAATAGATACAAATTTATCTAAAATAAATGGCTTTGAAGTTTTGAAAACTATTAAGAGAAGCCCTGTTAAAGCTCACATTCCAGTAATTTTGCTAAGTAGCAATATTCACCGTGCAACAAGATTGAAGGCATATGAACTTGGTGCTGTTGGAATCATACCAAAGCCGTTTTCAACTTTGGAGGTATTCAATATAGTTAAATCACTTTTGTACACCCAGGATGAATATTTACATATTCATGAGGTTATGCATATTATTTCTTTTTTAGAACAGATGTCAGATAAGCAAGTCATTGTTGTTCCCAAAATTGTAGATGAGTTTTTGTCAGAATATTTTACTTCATACAAATTTTTGGCTGTGAATGCTTCAACTGGAGAGCCGCTTTATAACAGAGATTTTGATGAAGACGAGATTAGAGAGATTTTAACTTGTTTGAAAAATGGGCAAGATGCCTATTTGACTATAAAGATTAATATTAAAGGCGAAATTTATTATTTTATATTTAAGATTTTTAGCGATAATAAAAGATTTATACTTTTAAAAAAAGTTTTAGACTTTTGGAGTGAATTAAATGATAGATAACATAAATTTTGTAATCTTGTGTGTTATAGTTATTTTAATTATTCTAATTGTTACTTCAGGAATTGTGTTCTTGTATAAAATTGTAAATAGTATTCGTCAAGAAAGAATAAGACAGATTTTTAAAGATTACAGCAAAATTGTCTATGAAGTAATAACAGGAAAGAAGAGAATCGCCAATATTGAAAATTTTTATATTCTGAGTGATGTTATAAACTTAAATTATTCATGGATAGATGAAGAAGAGAAGGAGAATCTTTATATTACTTTGAAAAATTCGAATTTTTTTAATTTTGCTTTAAATAAAATTCAAAAAGGTAATAAAGCTCAAAGATTAAGGTTTGCAAAAGTTTTAAGCATTGCAGGTGGAGAAGACGAACTGAAAATACTTTTAAATATTAGCATTAAAAATCCATATCTTATAGATATTACTGCTGAAGGTATTTTCAAAAATATAGATAAAATACAAGATTTGGGCAAGTTTAAACCTTTTTTAAAAACCATCTTTTTAAATATGGACAAATATCCATATGCTATTAAAAGAAGAGTAGAATTTTTTGCAGTTTACGGTGGAGAAAAAATAAAAAACATTCTTTTCCATGTTATAAAAGAAAATCCATCAGACAAGGTTTTAATATCTTGTTTAAACATATTTTCAGAAATTTTAACATTTGAAGATTTAGAGCATATTGATTTTCTTATAAACCATCCTTCACCGGAAGTTAGAGCTGCTTTCTGTAAAGTAATAGAGAAAATAGGATATATA
The DNA window shown above is from Caldicellulosiruptor owensensis OL and carries:
- a CDS encoding HEAT repeat domain-containing protein yields the protein MIDNINFVILCVIVILIILIVTSGIVFLYKIVNSIRQERIRQIFKDYSKIVYEVITGKKRIANIENFYILSDVINLNYSWIDEEEKENLYITLKNSNFFNFALNKIQKGNKAQRLRFAKVLSIAGGEDELKILLNISIKNPYLIDITAEGIFKNIDKIQDLGKFKPFLKTIFLNMDKYPYAIKRRVEFFAVYGGEKIKNILFHVIKENPSDKVLISCLNIFSEILTFEDLEHIDFLINHPSPEVRAAFCKVIEKIGYINSAEKLETLINNEEVNFVKLRALRALSNVSPKSSLKYLLYALEDDWFYMRDFAKTMLSEFGPVVLKDLLTFYYSTNDKFAKDKIREVFYSPVNFEYIIKSFLNYRTDYEKNLALEIIKILESSNPQCFYQRLKEEGYDYLITIKRGSE